A window of the Artemia franciscana chromosome 3, ASM3288406v1, whole genome shotgun sequence genome harbors these coding sequences:
- the LOC136024856 gene encoding uncharacterized protein LOC136024856 produces MFSGIQKRNGSSAAHLPFKPVTMNDLPVPEGSWEVLHRARQARYNKHLLGGLAFSLLTAVAAWQSGALYLGFKPTYKNK; encoded by the exons atgttttctg GTATTCAAAAAAGGAATGGGTCGTCTGCAGCTCATCTCCCATTCAAACCCGTCACAATGAATGACTTACCTGTCCCTGAAGGATCTTGGGAAGTTTTGCATAGAGCAAGACAAGCAAGATACAATAAGCATTTGCTTGGAGGCCTAGCTTTCTCCCTCTTAACTGCAGTTGCT gcttGGCAGTCGGGAGCTTTGTACCTAGGATTTAAGCCCACATACAAGAACAAATGA